The Clostridia bacterium DNA segment CCACCTGAAAACAAAAACCAGGAAAGCCGATTCCAAACCAGATGCTTGGTTTAAAAATCCGGTTTTCCTGACCCCGGTTTTTGCCAACTACCCCTCAAACCAATTCCACGATAACCATTTCAGCCGCATCACCACGACGCGGTCCTACTTTAACAATACGGGTATATCCACCCTGACGGTCAGCATATTTTTCAGCTAAGTCCTGAAATAATGTTTTCACTACAGCTTCATCAAGTAGATAAGAGTTAGCTTGACGGCGGGCCTGTAAATCCCCTTTTTTACCGAGGGTAATCATTTTTTCTGTCATACGTCTTACCTCTTTAGCCCGTGCCTCCGTGGTCTCAATGCGACCATTTTTCAATAGTTCAGTAGTTATATTTCTTAATAAAGCACGCCGATG contains these protein-coding regions:
- the rplQ gene encoding 50S ribosomal protein L17 — protein: MTRRKLGRTMEHRRALLRNITTELLKNGRIETTEARAKEVRRMTEKMITLGKKGDLQARRQANSYLLDEAVVKTLFQDLAEKYADRQGGYTRIVKVGPRRGDAAEMVIVELV